From the Helicobacter mustelae genome, the window TGGGGAATCATCGCCCCAGTCATCACAGCAATAGCTTCTTTGGGTTCTAAAATCCTATCTGAAGCATCATCGCCTGCAAAAATTCTTCGCCTGCAAAAAAGAGTTTCTCCTTGTTCTGTGCTTTTTAATGCATAACCATCCATCGCGGAATTATCAAATAAAGGCAGGGGGCGGGTGATAAAATAATCGCGTGCGAGCAAACGACCTTGGGCCTTATAAATAGCACATATTTTAGATTTGAGTGCAAGCCTGGGCAGAGAAAAGTTGATTTTTATTGCATCTTGAAGTTCTAGCATCTTATACTCCTAAAAGATTTTTTGCAGCATCATAAAGCCATTTTTAAGATGCGTGGAAAAAACATTCATGATGGATGGAATAATCACGATGATGGCAATAAATGCCAGCGCGATCTTTACAGGAAAGCCAATGGCAAGGAGATTGAATTGAGGATGAGTCTTCATAATCATTCCAAACACAATATCACTGAGCAAAATGAGTCCCAAAATGGGAAAGGCCATCGCAAAACCTACACTAAAAAGCAAAGAAAAATCATAGATAATGGTCTCTAAAATATTTTGCTTGGTGACAAAATGCCCCAAAGGGATCTGCTCCAAACTCTGAGCCACAAAAGAAAAAATCACATGATGAAAATCACTCTGCAAGGCAATAAGCATGGCTAACATCATCAAAACCTGTCCAACGATGGGTTTTTGCGATCCTGTGGCAGGATCATAGGCACTTGCCATGGTAAGCCCCATCGAAAAACTAATGCTATCTCCAGCAAAAGCAAGGGTGGAAAAAATGATCTGCAAAACAAGTGAGGCTAAAAATCCAAATAATAGCTCTAGGCTTCCTGCTATAAGAAAACTCACCGTATCTAACTGCAGGGGAGTATGGGGCAAAATGGGAAAAAACACTAGGCACATGAAAAATGCCAATGCCCCACGCAGGGAAACAGGAATGAGTCCAGAATCAAAAAAAGGGAAAAATGCGAAAATCCCTCCAAAGCGCAGAAGCAAAAGCAAAAAAGCCTCTGTATTGTTTTGGGTGAGGAGTGAGAGAAATTCCATCAGACAAAATCCCTAAAAATCTTTCCTATGTCTACATCTTGGATGACCTTGCTCCCACATCTCTCTAAAATTTTCTGTGCGCCATCGATGAGATCATGAGAGGAGATCCCATGGGCAATAGAGATTTTTGCCTCTAAAAATGCTCCCAATAAATCACAAACTTTTAAAAATTCTCCAAAAATAGGCTGAAATTCCTCTTTGTTGTAGGAGCTTAGCAATTCTTCCCCGCTTGCATGATTCACAAAACATTCAATTTTATAACGATTGCTAAATTCATTCTGTGTGAAATACTTGATGTCTTCTGCGATATTTTCTGGCACGATGGAGAGGATTTTTTGCTCCACAGCCTTTTGTTCCAGCTCTTTTATCTGATGATCTAGCCCGCGCACACTTTGCTTAATGGGAGAGATAATATCACGAGTTAAAATCTCTGGAAGATCATGAAATAAGCCACAAAGAAAATGATTGATGCGCATTTGCTTGCAAGCACCAATATCATAACTCAAAAGATATCCACTCAGTGCTACAATGAGCGTATGTCCTAGCACACTTGTAGCAGGCACCCTTGGAGTTTGGCTCCAACGCTTCTGGAATCTCAACTGCCCAAACATTGTAATGAGCTCTTGCAGATTTTTAAACAGAGCCACTTTTTGCACACTGCTTAAATGATAAAAACCCTCCACTTCCTTGTCAATAGTGCTTTTGATATTTTGCACATCATACATGTAGGGGTTGAAATGATAGATGATGTCAAACTCCCATTTGGAGGCATAAAAATGCGCAGCTTTGAGAATCTGTGTCTCCAAGACATCTGGGGGATTTTTGAGATAATGCCCCATCATCTCAAAAAAGGGATACTCACAAAGCTCAGACTCTAGCTCCTGGATGACAAAATCACTCAATTCATTGCGGTAATTTTTTTGCAGGTCATAAAAAACAGGAGGCTTAATATCTGTGAGGACCACACGAGAAAAAAATTCAAAACAAAAATACAAGATAAGATTTTCCCAATCAATTTTCACCCCCCTCTCTTGCTCCTCTATACGTGCAAACAAATAGGCAATCACGAACTTATGAGCCTGCTTATCAAGCTCCACAAATTCAATGGGAGTGGCTTGATCATTCCACCTACGGATAGAAGCAGCGACAAAAATCTTGCGCAGCAATGGGGTTTTGAGTCTTGGATCTTTCATCTAGCACTTCTTTGGATTTTTTTGTATTTTGGATTTTTTAGAGGCGGTGTCATCTTCTTTCATCTTGCAAAATCCACAGATCGCGTCTCGCGGATCACATTGACTTTAATCTCGCCAGGATATTGGAGGGTGGATTCAATGTCTCTTGCAATCTCGCGCGCAAGCACCACTGCGCCCTCATCACTCAACAAATCTGCCCTAGCAATCACGCGGACCTCCCGACCCGCACTAATAGCATAAGCCTGCTTGACGCCAAATTTTTGTGCAGCAATCTTTTCAATATCCTGCATGCGGTTTAAGAAGTTTTCTAACACCTCTTTGCGCGCACCAGGACGCCCCGCACTAATAGCATCTGCTGCGCAAACAAGGGCAGATTCTATGCTTGTGGCCTCCTCATCACCATGATGAGAAAGAATGGCATTGATTACCACAGGATGCTCGTTATAACGCTTGCAAACATCAGCGCCTCGAGTTACATGATTGCCACTCTCTTGGGTGAAAACCTTGCCAATATCATGCAAGAGCCCCGCACGGCAAGCCAAATCTTCATCTGCACCGAGCTCTGCAGCCATAAGCCTTGCAAGCTTGGCCACCTCGATGGAATGCCCCAGGGCATTTTGGCCAAAGCTCGCGCGATATTTTAGCTTTCCAATGAGACGCTGGATTTCAGGATGGATATTATTGAGTCCCAAATCAATGACAACTTTTTGCCCCTCTTCTAATACAAGATTTTCCATTTCCTGCGAGACTTTTTTATAGATTTCTTCGATATTGGCAGGCTGGATTCTGCCATCTTGGATTAGCAGCTCCATGGTTCGCACTGCAATAGCACGACGATAAAGATTGAAATTACTCAAAATAACCATCCCAGGAGTATCATCAATAATCACATCCACTCCAGTAATCATTTCAAAAGTCTTGATATTCCGCCCTTCCTTGCCAATGATTTTGCCCTTGATTTCATCATTGGGCAAATGAACCACATTGATGAGTTTTTCTGTGGCAAATTCCCCAGCATAGCGACTAATAGCCTGGGCGATGATATAATTTGCACGCTTTTTTGCCTGCTCCATGGCTTCGCGCTCAGAGCGCTTGATGAAACGAGCCTGCTCAATAATAAGTTCTTTTTGAAGTTGGTCAAGAAGGATATGCTTGGCTTCCTCTTGTGTGAGCTGGGTGTAGGAGCTTAGGGTCTCAAGCATTGCTTTAGAGTATTCCTCACAATCCTTGATGAGTTTTTTGTATTCGACTTCTTGGTGCAAGAGCTTATTTTTGAGGTTAGCAAGTCGATCTTGTTCCTGCTCCAAAAACAATCTATCGCTTCGACTTTTTTGGGAAATCTGGTATTCCTTGTCTTTTAGACGGGAGAGCTTGTCTTCGTATTCTTTGATGATGGAAGAGGATTTTTCTTCAAACTGCTCTCTTAGCTCCATCTCCTGCTCCTTGAGCTTTAGATTTTGCTTCTGTAGCAAGGTGGTAGCCTCAAACTCAATGGCCTTGGCCTTGGCTCTGGCTTGATCGATGATGAAATCTCTATTAGAGTGGTAGAGCCTTTTTACGACAAAAAAAGTGATAATCCCCACAAATAGGCCTACGCCCAAAGAGCTGATAATCAGGTAACTTAACATTCTTTGCCTTTTTGATTTTATAGAAACTGGAAATAAAATAATCACCCTGGATATCAAAATCCTGCGTAATTATATCTTTTGAAAAATAGAATTTTTTGGCGATAAAAATAACTTTTGGCTTCTTTTTGAGGCTTGCAAAAAAGCGATCATACATCCCCTTTCCAAAGCCAACGCGCGCAAAGTTGCCATCCATGCCCAAAATGGGCACGACCATGGCATCAAGTTTGCAAGAAACCCTTCGCGTGTTGCATTCCAAGATTCCATAGGAATTCTTTTGCAAAGGGAGAGAAAATCTTACAACATCAAAGCTAATTTTTGCGATTTTGGGCAGGAAAACCTTAATGCCCCTTTGTTTTTTCAGCGCAAAGAGAGTGGGCCTTAGATCCACCTCGCTTCTCAAGGGATAATACAGCAGGATTTTTTTGGCCCCAAGATTTTTGAGCAAGGAGCAAATCTCTTGATTGATGGCAGTTTTTTGTGCATGATAGCCTAGCCTCTCACGTCGCAATCTTGCCCTGCACTCTGCTCGAAAATGCTTTTTTTTCTCCTGCATGCCTTGCCTTTGGTTTTTTGCCTGTGATGATTTTGCTAATAGCCCAAATATTTATGGTGCTCAAAGCCCCTTGCAAGCTTGCAAAAACTTGATTTTTGAAGCTTTTCATTGTTATAATTTTACAAATATTTGGCAAGAAGTAATTGATGAAAAAATGGCTTATAGCGACCCTGCTTTTTTCTCTATTCACGGGCTGCAATCCACACAAAAAAAATCTTAAAAAATACCAATTCCAGGACCTGGGGCAAAAAACCATCCAAATCCAAAGCGATTTTTTTCATCTCTCCTTGCGCTATGGCGGAGTGCAAAAACCAGAAACGCAGAAAAACTCACAAAAGAGTGCGAAAAACACACTTTTATTTGTGTTTGATTTGGATGATAAAAGCTATCAGGCCTATATTGATGTACTAGAAAATCTCCAAAAAGACTACAAAGATCTGCGTGTCATTGGGGTATTGGACACGCATAAAGATCCTAAAATTCTGCAAAAATTTGCCCAGGATTATAAGATTCATTTCCCCATCCTCAATCCCATGGATGGAAAATCTCTGCGCGCGGATTTTTCAAAAATTCTCGCACAAAATGCAGAGCTAGAGGAGCAAAATTCCCAGGCTATAGACCCAAATCAAAATGCTCTGGCACAAAATTCCACCTCGCAACACTCTCTAGCAACACCAACTCAAAACACCCTCAAAAACACTGCACAAAAC encodes:
- a CDS encoding HD domain-containing protein, producing MKDPRLKTPLLRKIFVAASIRRWNDQATPIEFVELDKQAHKFVIAYLFARIEEQERGVKIDWENLILYFCFEFFSRVVLTDIKPPVFYDLQKNYRNELSDFVIQELESELCEYPFFEMMGHYLKNPPDVLETQILKAAHFYASKWEFDIIYHFNPYMYDVQNIKSTIDKEVEGFYHLSSVQKVALFKNLQELITMFGQLRFQKRWSQTPRVPATSVLGHTLIVALSGYLLSYDIGACKQMRINHFLCGLFHDLPEILTRDIISPIKQSVRGLDHQIKELEQKAVEQKILSIVPENIAEDIKYFTQNEFSNRYKIECFVNHASGEELLSSYNKEEFQPIFGEFLKVCDLLGAFLEAKISIAHGISSHDLIDGAQKILERCGSKVIQDVDIGKIFRDFV
- the fliR gene encoding flagellar biosynthetic protein FliR, whose product is MEFLSLLTQNNTEAFLLLLLRFGGIFAFFPFFDSGLIPVSLRGALAFFMCLVFFPILPHTPLQLDTVSFLIAGSLELLFGFLASLVLQIIFSTLAFAGDSISFSMGLTMASAYDPATGSQKPIVGQVLMMLAMLIALQSDFHHVIFSFVAQSLEQIPLGHFVTKQNILETIIYDFSLLFSVGFAMAFPILGLILLSDIVFGMIMKTHPQFNLLAIGFPVKIALAFIAIIVIIPSIMNVFSTHLKNGFMMLQKIF
- a CDS encoding 5-formyltetrahydrofolate cyclo-ligase — translated: MQEKKKHFRAECRARLRRERLGYHAQKTAINQEICSLLKNLGAKKILLYYPLRSEVDLRPTLFALKKQRGIKVFLPKIAKISFDVVRFSLPLQKNSYGILECNTRRVSCKLDAMVVPILGMDGNFARVGFGKGMYDRFFASLKKKPKVIFIAKKFYFSKDIITQDFDIQGDYFISSFYKIKKAKNVKLPDYQLFGRRPICGDYHFFCRKKALPL
- the rny gene encoding ribonuclease Y → MLSYLIISSLGVGLFVGIITFFVVKRLYHSNRDFIIDQARAKAKAIEFEATTLLQKQNLKLKEQEMELREQFEEKSSSIIKEYEDKLSRLKDKEYQISQKSRSDRLFLEQEQDRLANLKNKLLHQEVEYKKLIKDCEEYSKAMLETLSSYTQLTQEEAKHILLDQLQKELIIEQARFIKRSEREAMEQAKKRANYIIAQAISRYAGEFATEKLINVVHLPNDEIKGKIIGKEGRNIKTFEMITGVDVIIDDTPGMVILSNFNLYRRAIAVRTMELLIQDGRIQPANIEEIYKKVSQEMENLVLEEGQKVVIDLGLNNIHPEIQRLIGKLKYRASFGQNALGHSIEVAKLARLMAAELGADEDLACRAGLLHDIGKVFTQESGNHVTRGADVCKRYNEHPVVINAILSHHGDEEATSIESALVCAADAISAGRPGARKEVLENFLNRMQDIEKIAAQKFGVKQAYAISAGREVRVIARADLLSDEGAVVLAREIARDIESTLQYPGEIKVNVIRETRSVDFAR
- a CDS encoding TlpA family protein disulfide reductase — its product is MKKWLIATLLFSLFTGCNPHKKNLKKYQFQDLGQKTIQIQSDFFHLSLRYGGVQKPETQKNSQKSAKNTLLFVFDLDDKSYQAYIDVLENLQKDYKDLRVIGVLDTHKDPKILQKFAQDYKIHFPILNPMDGKSLRADFSKILAQNAELEEQNSQAIDPNQNALAQNSTSQHSLATPTQNTLKNTAQNTQQHSEQKTPYPILGLPFLVLYDKNGQKVQYYEGSVVQEMFMHDLNHL